One Mya arenaria isolate MELC-2E11 chromosome 5, ASM2691426v1 genomic window carries:
- the LOC128234819 gene encoding lysozyme-like, protein MVGFLWLACVVAMATEAAALNFTDGIVSHACLECICKRASGCQNDPCKMDLGSLSCGYFQIKEAYYQDCREYAPLTITKSWEQCSADVQCASQCVQNYMARYVSHTNCSDTCETYAREHNGGPKGCAQASTLGYWHEVQHETGCQNVP, encoded by the exons ATGGTTGGATTCCTTTGGTTGGCATGTGTTGTGGCCATGGCAACAGAGGCAGCCGCTCTCAATTTTACTGATGGCATTGTTTCGCATGCCTGCTTGGAATGCATTTGTAAG cGAGCGTCCGGGTGTCAGAACGATCCGTGCAAAATGGATTTGGGGTCACTTTCGTGCGGCTATTTCCAGATAAAAGAAGCATACTACCAGGACTGCCGTGAATATGCTCCCTTgacaataacaaaat CCTGGGAGCAGTGTTCCGCGGACGTACAATGCGCCTCACAATGCGTCCAGAACTATATGGCTAGATATGTCAGCCACACCAACTGCTCTGACACATGCGAGACCTACGCACGTGAACACAATGGAGGGCCAAAAGGCTGCGCCCAAGCCAGTACCTTGGGTTACTGGCATGAAGTCCAACATGAAACGGGGTGCCAAAACGTCCCTtag